Proteins encoded in a region of the Strix uralensis isolate ZFMK-TIS-50842 chromosome Z, bStrUra1, whole genome shotgun sequence genome:
- the CZH5orf34 gene encoding uncharacterized protein C5orf34 homolog: MAAERLAVLYEGGAVEVHYAGGSRLLLAPCGSEYLFEAALPAAAHPLQRTETVRHRVAFAVSAHREQLLRALDFRNKFSSRPYLPSSVIPPERKKILFSDVLEIRWPDPATADLTRCIDNGSVRISSVDGYAHLYLSELQQEFTVEFLCKVSQSSAASLHSSQKNSNYQTGDQHEKSRKSSVAETSSKQTRLENNKNEPTKPKDQKGRDGVPLFHTNCSSEYTWVTQRWSVSSYPEEWKYPLSLALMCYNLHTVKNIRKTCEKNNHTSIEADVLIDSETHEAVSHLPTALPLSCRAPHLHRWTFCDFFQNQNTEEYSCPQLIQIVWCQGVFYRFIHGRTNITEIYPGDDSFLKSEGAFLGNYFIHYAIQKGIKKREEKMYSVNSLPPDVPGTPYSISSIITQATKILQYCYKAKLSLTHNCYLCCWKMVPETDGREMLPILLYEKVIPYTGRLVVYSDHKVHAAFWDGMTLNMVWDFSSSCSMIQVNEDVGWCKLTTPDGVQQLIKISHPGIYERYIRTAIEWCRSLNKRREIPEYTAHSVTEENWSADAELEKIQRFNFLLDNSNVLERTSAVKTNPSGIAARRTKKGSELEGISEACVLKALEETSKVVQDIESLLAAFVK; this comes from the exons ATGGCGGCGGAGCGCCTGGCGGTGCTGTACGAGGGCGGCGCGGTGGAGGTGCACTACGCGGGGGGGTCTCGCTTGCTCCTGGCCCCCTGCGGCTCCGAGTACCTGTTCGAAgcggcgctccccgccgccgcccacCCTCTGCAGCGGACGGAGACCGTCCGCCACCGGGTGGCCTTCGCCGTCAGCGCCCACAGG GAACAACTTCTGCGAGCTCTAGATTTCCGAAACAAGTTTTCTTCTCGCCCGTACTTACCTTCAAGTGTCATAcctccagaaagaaaaaag ATTCTTTTCAGCGATGTCTTAGAAATTAGATGGCCTGACCCTGCTACGGCTGATCTGACAAGATGTATAGACAATGGCAGTGTGAGGATCTCGTCAGTAGATGGTTATGCTCACCTTTACCTGTCAGAATTGCAGCAGGAATTTACAGTGGAGTTCTTATGCAAAGTCAGCCAGTCATCTGCAGCATCCTTGCACTCCTCTCAAAAGAACAGCAACTATCAAACTGGAGATCAACACGAAAAATCAAGGAAAAGTTCTGTTGCAGAAACGTCATCAAAACAAACAAGACTAGAGAATAACAAGAATGAACCAACCAAACCAAAGGACCAAAAAGGCAGAGATGGAGTCCCTTTGTTCCACACAAATTGTTCTTCTGAATATACATGGGTTACACAGCGTTGGTCTGTTTCCTCTTACCCAGAAGAATGGAAATACCCTTTGTCGTTGGCACTAATGTGCTATAACTTACATACTGTTAAGAATATAAGGAAGACGTGTGAGAAAAACAACCACACATCTATAGAAGCCGATGTTTTAATAGACTCCGAAACACATGAAGCAGTTTCTCATTTGCCTACAGCTTTGCCACTCAGCTGCAGAGCACCACATTTACACAG GTGGACTTTCTGTGACTTCTTTCAGAATCAAAATACTGAAGAGTATTCATGCCCTCAGCTAATTCAAATTGTATGGTGCCAGGGTGTGTTTTATAG ATTTATCCATGGTAGGACAAACATCACAGAAATTTATCCTGGTGATGACTCATTTTTGAAGTCAGAGGGAGCATTTTTGGGAAACTATTTCATACATTATGCAATccaaaagggaataaaaaag agagaagaaaagatgtaTTCAGTAAACAGCCTACCTCCTGATGTACCAGGAACCCCATACTCTATATCCTCCATTATTACTCAGGCAACCAA aataCTTCAGTACTGCTACAAGGCTAAACTATCATTAACTCATAACTGTTATCTCTGCTGCTGGAAAATG GTACCTGAGACAGATGGACGAGAAATGTTGCCGATTTTGCTGTATGAAAAGGTTATTCCCTACACAGGAAGACTCGTTGTGTACTCAGATCATAAAGTCCATGCTGCTTTTTGGGATGGGATGACCCTGAATATGGTCTGGGATTTCAGCTCTTCCTGTAGTATGATCCAG gtaAATGAAGATGTAGGCTGGTGTAAGTTAACTACTCCTGATGGGGTACAGCAGCTAATAAAAATAAGTCATCCTGGAATCTATGAAAG GTACATCAGAACAGCAATAGAATGGTGCAGAAGTTTGAACAAAAGGAGGGAGATTCCTGAATATACTGCACACTCTGTAACTGAAGAAAATTG GTCTGCTGATGCTGAGCTCGAAAAAATACAGAGATTTAACT TTTTATTGGATAATAGCAATGTTCTGGAAAGGACATCTGCTGTAAAAACCAATCCATCTGGTATTGCTgccagaagaacaaaaaaagggaGTGAGCTGGAAGGAATCAGTGAAGCATGCGTCTTGAAGGCTTTGGAAGAAACCTCTAAAGTAGTTCAGGATATTGAATCTCTGCTTGCAGCTTTTGTGAAGTGA